The genome window GCACCTCCCACAGCGCGCGGTTGTGGCGGGGGACGGCGGCCATGTGGTTCGGCACGATGTCCACGATCAGCCCGAGACCGTGCTCACGAGCCGTGCGGGCCAGCTCCCGCAGCCCGTCCTCACCGCCGAGCTCGCCACGGACCCGGCCGTGGTCGACGACGTCGTAGCCGTGCCGGGAGCCGGGCACGGCTTCGAGGACCGGGGACAGATGGAGGTGGGAGACGCCGAGCGCGGCGAGATACGGCACGGCGTGTCCGGCGGCCTCGAACGGGAAGTCCGGCTGGAGCTGGAGCCGGTAGGTGGCGGTGGGCGTCATGCGGACGTTCGTACCCAGCCTGGCGGCTTCTGTGTCACGGAACGCCGCAAAGGGCTCGACCGGCGGTGTCCCCGGTGGCCGGACACGCCCTACGCGGGCCGCTGGAGCACCGCCATGCTGCGCCCGACCAGCGTCACCCGATCGCCTCCCGCCACCTTCGGTCCCGAGCCGGGCAGGACTCCGACCGGGCGTGCCGTGTCGACCACCACCAGCCACTGCCGGCCGTGATTCACCGGAACGGAGAACTCCAGCGTCTCGGCGCCCGCGTTGAACATCAGCAGGAACGAGTCGTCGGAGATCCGCTCGCCGCGCGGCCCCGGCTCCGAGATCGCGTGTCCGTTGAGGAAGACCGTCAGTGCCTTGGCGTGCGCGGCCTGCCAGTCCCGCTGCGTCATCTCACTGCCCTCCGGCGTGAACCACGCGATGTCCGAGAGCTCGTCGTGCGTGCCCTCGACCGGACGGCCGTGGAAGAACCGGCGGCGCCGGAAGACCGGGTGGTCGCGACGGAGCCAGACCATCGCCCGGGTGAACTCCAGCAGACTGCTGCCCGGACCGTTCGCCCCGTCCGGTGCGGCCTCGTCCGCTTCGTCCTGCGGGACCTCGGCCGGATCCGGCCAGTGCACCCATGACAACTCGCTGTCCTGGCAGTACGCGTTGTTGTTGCCCCGCTGGGTACGCGCGAACTCGTCGCCGTGGCTCAGCATCGGCACGCCCTGCGACAGCATCAGCGTGGCGATGAAGTTCCGCATCTGCCGCGTCCGCAGATCGAGGACCTCCGGCTCGTCGGTCTCCCCCTCCACCCCGCAGTTCCAGGACCGGTTGTGGCTCTCGCCGTCCCGGTTGCCCTCGCCGTTCGCCTCGTTGTGCTTGTCGTTGTACGAGACCAGGTCGTGCAGCGTGAATCCGTCGTGGCAGGTGGTGAAGTTGATCGAGGCGAGCGGCCGCCGTCCGTCGTCCTGGTACAGGTCCGACGACCCGGTCAGCCGCCCCGCGAACTCGGCCAGGGTCCGCGGCTCGCCCCGCCACAGGTCCCGCACGGTGTCCCGGTACTTGCCGTTCCACTCGGTCCACAGGGGCGGGAAGTTCCCCACCTGGTAGCCGCCCTCGCCCACGTCCCACGGCTCGGCGATCAGTTTCACCTGGCTGACCACCGGATCCTGCTGCACCAGGTCGAAGAACGAGGACAGCCGGTCCACCTCGTGGAACTGCCGGGCCAGGGTGGCCGCCAGATCGAAGCGGAAGCCGTCCACATGCATGTCCGTGACCCAGTACCGCAGCGAGTCCATGATCAGCTGGAGCACGTGCGGCGACCGCATCAGCAGGGAGTTCCCGGTCCCCGTGGTGTCCATGTAGTACCGCTGGTCGTCCGCGAGCCGGTAGTACGAGGCATTGTCCAGGCCCCGGAAGGAGAGCGTCGGACCCAGGTGGTTGCCCTCCGCGGTGTGGTTGTAGACCACGTCGAGGATCACCTCGATGCCGGCCTGGTGCAGGGCCCGTACGGCCTGCTTGAACTCCAGCACCTGCTCGCCGCGGTCGCCCCAGGAGGCGTAGGCGTTGTGCGGGGCGAAGAAGCCGATGGTGTTGTAGCCCCAGTAATTGGCCAGCCCCGCGTCGGCCAGCCGGTGGTCCTGGACGAACTGGTGGACCGGCATCAGTTCGATGGCCGTGACACCCAGTTCCGTCAGATGGGCGATCACCTCCGGATGGGCCAGCCCCGCGTAGGTGCCGCGCAGTTCCTTCGGCAGCCCCGGGTGGAGCATCGTCAGGCCCTTCACATGGGCCTCGTAGATCACCGTGCGGTGGTAGTCCGTACGGGGCCGCCGGTCGTCGCCCCAGTCGAAGTACGGGTTGACCACGACCGAGGTCATGGTGTGCGGCGCCGAATCGAGGTCGTTGCGCGCGTCGGGCCGGCCGAACGGATAGCCGTACACCGCCTCGCCCCACCGGATCTGCCCGGCGACGGCGCGGGCGTACGGGTCGAGCAGCAGTTTGGCCGAATTGCAGCGGGCGCCGCGCTCCGGTTCGTACGGCCCGTGGACCCGGAATCCGTACCGCTGCCCGGGCATCACCCCGGGCAGATAGGCATGGCGGACGAAGGCATCGGTCTCCCTGAGCTCCACCGCCGTCTCGGAACCGTCGTCGTGCAGCAGGCACAACTCGATTCGTCTGGCGGCCTCCGAGAAGACCGCGAAGTTGGTCCCGGCGCCGTCGTACGTGGCGCCGAGGGGATACGCCTGTCCCGGCCAGACCTGCATAGGCTCGACTCTTCCACTTCTGATCCGGGTGCCTGGAGCTTGCGGACACGCCCTGGACCCTGTCCGGCCCTGATCCGCCGGACGGGCCCTGGAGCCAGATCTTCCCCGAAAGAGGTGCGGCTACCTAAGACCGACCGGCACGGCACGCGGTCCGGTCAACATCGGGCCTCTCCGTGTCGCCCGGAACCGGGATCGGGCCCCCCGGCCCCGTCCCTCGCCCGGTACAGGGCCCCGGATGGGGTGCCCAATCACTATGAATCCCCTCACTACGGCAGATCTTGCCGTCGGGAACATGCCTGCGCCATAGGGGAGTTGACGAAGCAGCATGTGCATCCGGCTGCACCGGCTCCCGCTCCCGGAGTACCCTTCCTTGATCGTTGGTGGGGGAGTGGAAGGCGGTGCGCGGGTGAGCTCGGGAGGCTTCGAGCTGCCCCCAGGTGACCCAGGTCACGAGGGGGACTCCACCGATGTCCCGCCGGGGGCGGTTTCACTTGCGCAGCCCATGGAGATCGGCGCGGAACTGGACTGGGGAGCGGACGCCTGGAGCGAGGTGCGTACGCGCGCCCAGCGGGCCGGCCGGGCCTACATCTGGCTGAATCTCGTGGAGCAGCGGCTGCGTGCCGTGGTCGCCGCGGTGCTCCGGCCCATCTACGAGCCGGTCCACGGCGAGGACTGGGTGGTGGCCGCCGCCGGGCCCGCCGGGCAGGAATGGGTGCAGCGCGCCGTCGCCGTGCGCGAGGTCTCGCGCCGCAAGGGATATCTGCTCGACCCCGCCGACGACAACGTCCTCAGTTTCCTCACGCTGCCTCAGCTGCGCGAGCTGATGGTCCAGCACTGGCCGTGCTTCGAGGCGTACTTCGACGACCGGCGCGAGGTGGAGCTGGCGCTCGACGAGCTGGAGGTCGCCCGCAACGTGGTCTCCCGCAACCGCGCCCTGAACGAGGCGGTCCTCGCCCAGGCCGAGCGCGCCTCCGCCCGGCTCCTGGAGATCCTGGGCAGCGGTGCCGCGGTCCCGTCGGCCGACCGGCTCCCGGTCGACGCCGTCGAGGAGCTCGTCGGCGACCGGTACGCGGACGTGGTCTCCGTCCACTCCGACCGGGTGCGGCTCCAGCGCCAGCTGCCCGCCGAGGATCTCTTCGGCGGTTCGCGCCGGCTCGACGCGATCGGCATAGGGCTCAACCTGCTGGTGCAGAACTTCTCCGGCCGCAGGCTCATCCGGCTCGCCGAGTCGGGCTGCCGGGTCCGGCTGCTCTTCATCAACCCGGCGAGCAGCGCGGTCAAGCGCCGGGAGCGGGAGCTGGGTCTGAAGAAGGGCGAGCTGAGCCGGTCGGTGGAGATGAACATCCTCCATATGCGCCGGGTCCGCTCCAAGCTCCGTGATCCGGGCGCCTTCGAGATCCATGTGTTCGACGAGACGCCGCGCTTCACGGCCTATCTGGTGGACGGCGACGGGACGGACGCGGTCGGGGTCGTCCAGACCTATCTGCGGCGCGCACGCGGCATGGAGGCGCCCGTGCTGGTGCTGCGCGGCGGCGGGCGCGCCGTGGTCCGGGCGGGGCAGGACAACGAGCACGGGCTGTTCGAGACGTACCGCGAGGAATTCGAGTCCGTGTGGGCGGACTCCCGGCCCGTCTCCTGAGGGTCCGGGACCGCGTTGTCAGTGGTGCATGCGAGGGTGGTCATCACCTGGGGGAGAGCACCACGAAGGAGGTACGGGATGAGCTGGCACCGGGAGGCGCTGGTCGGCTTCGACCTGGAGACGACGGGCACGGAACCGCTGGAGGCCCGGATCGTGACAGCCGCGATCGTCGGCGTCGGCGGCAGGGACGGGGAGCCGGTGCGGCAGCACAGCTGGCTGGCGGATCCGGGCATCCGGATTCCCGAGCAGGCCTCGGCGATCCACGGCATCAGCAGCGAGCGGGCGGCGGCGGAGGGCCGGCCGGTGCGCGAGGTGGCCGACGAGATCGCCGGGACGCTCACGGAGTACTGGCGCCGCGGCGTGCCGGTCGTCGCGTACAACGCGGCCTTCGATCTGACGCTGCTCACGGCCGAGTTGCAGCGGCACGGGCTGCCGTCGCTGAGCGACCGGCTCGACGGGGCGGGGATCGGGCCGGTCATCGACCCGTACACCATCGACCGGGCCGTCGACCGCTACCGCAAGGGCAAGCGCAACCTGGAAGCGGTCTGCGTCGAGTACGGCGTGGTGCACGGTGGAGCCCATGACGCGGGGGCGGACGCGCTGGCCGCCGTCCGGGTCGCGTACGCCATAGCCGAGCGGCACGGCTCGGTTGCCGGGCTGACCGCCGCCGAGCTGCATGAGCGCCAGGTGGAGTGGTACGCGCAATGGGCGGCGGACTTCCAGCAGTTCCTGCGCCGCAAGGGCACCGCGGACGCGGTGATCGACGGCCACTGGCCGCTGCGGGAGGCGGCCGGGGTCGCCGCGGGCTGACGGCCCGGACCCACCGCCGAGGTCCGCGGGGGCAGCCCTCAGAACGGATACCACCGCACCGCCGTGTCGCCGTCTCGCAGCGAGGCCACCCGGCGGCGGAATTCCGTGAGGGCCTTCGGGTTGGCCGGCGCGTGCTGGGACACCCAGGCACAGCTGGCCGTCTCCCGGGCCCCGCGGAGCACCGCGCAGCCCTCCCACTCGCGGACGTCCCAGCCGTATGTGGCGGTGAAGGCGTCGTACGCCTCGGGCGCCAGGCCGTACCGGTCCCGGGACAGTGCGAGCACCACCAGATCGTGCTCGCGCAGATCCGCGGAGAAGGTCTCCAGATCGACCAGCACCGGCCCGTCCGGACCGACGTGGACATTACGGGGCAGCGCGTCGCCGTGGATGGGCCCCGGGGGCAGATGCGGGACCAGTGCGGCGGCGGCCGCCGCGAAGCCGTCGCGGCGCTCCCGCAGATAGTCGGCGTCGGCCGGGT of Streptomyces sp. NBC_01363 contains these proteins:
- the glgX gene encoding glycogen debranching protein GlgX, yielding MQVWPGQAYPLGATYDGAGTNFAVFSEAARRIELCLLHDDGSETAVELRETDAFVRHAYLPGVMPGQRYGFRVHGPYEPERGARCNSAKLLLDPYARAVAGQIRWGEAVYGYPFGRPDARNDLDSAPHTMTSVVVNPYFDWGDDRRPRTDYHRTVIYEAHVKGLTMLHPGLPKELRGTYAGLAHPEVIAHLTELGVTAIELMPVHQFVQDHRLADAGLANYWGYNTIGFFAPHNAYASWGDRGEQVLEFKQAVRALHQAGIEVILDVVYNHTAEGNHLGPTLSFRGLDNASYYRLADDQRYYMDTTGTGNSLLMRSPHVLQLIMDSLRYWVTDMHVDGFRFDLAATLARQFHEVDRLSSFFDLVQQDPVVSQVKLIAEPWDVGEGGYQVGNFPPLWTEWNGKYRDTVRDLWRGEPRTLAEFAGRLTGSSDLYQDDGRRPLASINFTTCHDGFTLHDLVSYNDKHNEANGEGNRDGESHNRSWNCGVEGETDEPEVLDLRTRQMRNFIATLMLSQGVPMLSHGDEFARTQRGNNNAYCQDSELSWVHWPDPAEVPQDEADEAAPDGANGPGSSLLEFTRAMVWLRRDHPVFRRRRFFHGRPVEGTHDELSDIAWFTPEGSEMTQRDWQAAHAKALTVFLNGHAISEPGPRGERISDDSFLLMFNAGAETLEFSVPVNHGRQWLVVVDTARPVGVLPGSGPKVAGGDRVTLVGRSMAVLQRPA
- a CDS encoding SAV2148 family HEPN domain-containing protein — its product is MSSGGFELPPGDPGHEGDSTDVPPGAVSLAQPMEIGAELDWGADAWSEVRTRAQRAGRAYIWLNLVEQRLRAVVAAVLRPIYEPVHGEDWVVAAAGPAGQEWVQRAVAVREVSRRKGYLLDPADDNVLSFLTLPQLRELMVQHWPCFEAYFDDRREVELALDELEVARNVVSRNRALNEAVLAQAERASARLLEILGSGAAVPSADRLPVDAVEELVGDRYADVVSVHSDRVRLQRQLPAEDLFGGSRRLDAIGIGLNLLVQNFSGRRLIRLAESGCRVRLLFINPASSAVKRRERELGLKKGELSRSVEMNILHMRRVRSKLRDPGAFEIHVFDETPRFTAYLVDGDGTDAVGVVQTYLRRARGMEAPVLVLRGGGRAVVRAGQDNEHGLFETYREEFESVWADSRPVS
- a CDS encoding 3'-5' exonuclease, whose translation is MSWHREALVGFDLETTGTEPLEARIVTAAIVGVGGRDGEPVRQHSWLADPGIRIPEQASAIHGISSERAAAEGRPVREVADEIAGTLTEYWRRGVPVVAYNAAFDLTLLTAELQRHGLPSLSDRLDGAGIGPVIDPYTIDRAVDRYRKGKRNLEAVCVEYGVVHGGAHDAGADALAAVRVAYAIAERHGSVAGLTAAELHERQVEWYAQWAADFQQFLRRKGTADAVIDGHWPLREAAGVAAG
- a CDS encoding phosphotransferase enzyme family protein, yielding MNEMRAREVLTAAGLSGGAELLAMGENAVFAVGDLVVKVGRDAVQHPELRDRAEREVAVARWLAASDVPAVRAAEPAARLVEGHPVTLWHRLPDAVRPAEPRDLAQLLTLVHALPAPDGFGLPRRELLGGVERWLRLAGDAIDPADADYLRERRDGFAAAAAALVPHLPPGPIHGDALPRNVHVGPDGPVLVDLETFSADLREHDLVVLALSRDRYGLAPEAYDAFTATYGWDVREWEGCAVLRGARETASCAWVSQHAPANPKALTEFRRRVASLRDGDTAVRWYPF